The Tripterygium wilfordii isolate XIE 37 chromosome 4, ASM1340144v1, whole genome shotgun sequence genome has a window encoding:
- the LOC119997079 gene encoding zinc finger CCCH domain-containing protein 64, translating into MLLAHSLMAGPRILLCGDVLGRLNQLFKRVQSVNKSAGPFDALLCVGQFFPDSPELLEEFMDYIEGSSQISLPTYFIGDYGIGAPKVLSAASKNLAHLGFKMDGLKICENLYWLKGSGNFTLHGLSVAYLSGRESSGAQQFGTYSQDDVGALRALADESGIVDLFLTNEWSSGITNRAAVSDVPAGISDSSGSDSTVSELVAEIKPRYHIAGTKGAFYAREPYSNIDALHVTRFFGLAPVGNKNKQKFLHAISPTPASTMSRAEISTKPSNTTLSPYMFAEQAANPKEATKRTSDSDSQYWRYDVSQKRKRHGDGDGDKLCFKYISSGSCPRGEKCHFKHDMDSREQCLRGVCLDFIIKGNCERGSECNYKHSLQSEGEGYSHRRPGAENTNAGRSRECWFCLSSANVESHLIISIGESYYCALAKGPLVEDHVLLMPIEHSPNTLSLPPECEDELGRYRNSLSMYYKNRGEEAVFFEWVSKCGTHANIQAVPVPSPRTAALQDIFNMAAKKLGFEFVALQSNNSAGRPLLRTQFDKNFSLFYVELPGGTILSHLVEENEKFPAQFGREVLAGLLKMPDRADWRNCKLDKEEETKMAEDFKSRFKGFDPTQ; encoded by the exons atGCTCTTGGCACACTCTCTCATGGCTGGTCCAAGAATTTTGCTCTGCGGGGATGTCTTAGGTCGCCTCAACCAGCTCTTCAAGCGTGTCCAATCG GTTAACAAATCAGCGGGTCCATTCGATGCGCTTCTTTGCGTTGGCCAGTTCTTCCCTGACTCGCCGGAGCTGCTTGAGGAGTTCATGGACTACATTGAAGGCAGCTCCCAAATTTCGCTCCCAACCTATTTTATTGGTGATTATGGCATCGGAGCCCCCAAGGTTCTGTCAGCCGCGTCGAAAAACTTGGCGCATTTAGGGTTCAAGATGGATGGCCTGAAGATCTGTGAGAATCTGTATTGGCTGAAAGGCAGTGGCAACTTCACTTTGCACG GTTTATCTGTAGCATACTTATCTGGTAGGGAATCTTCGGGTGCTCAACAATTTGGAACATATAGTCAGGATGATGTTGGTGCATTGCGAGCTTTGGCTGATGAATCCGGAATTGTTGACTTATTTCTAAC TAATGAATGGTCCAGTGGGATCACAAACAGAGCTGCTGTATCAGATGTCCCCGCTGGAATCTCAGATTCTTCAGGCAGTGATTCTACTGTATCGGAGCTAGTTGCAGAAATCAAACCACG ctatcatattgcaGGTACTAAGGGTGCGTTCTACGCTCGTGAACCATACTCTAATATTGATGCTCTACATGTTACCCGCTTCTTTGGTCTTGCTCCTGttggaaacaaaaacaaacag AAATTTCTCCATGCAATTTCCCCCACTCCTGCATCTACAATGTCACGTGCTGAGATTAGCACGAAGCCTTCAAACACTACCCTGTCTCCATACATGTTTGCAGAGCAAGCAGCTAATCCTAAGGAAGCCACCAAAAGAACTAGTGATAGTGATTCACAGTATTGGAGATATGATGTCTCGCAAAAACGAAAAAgacatggagatggagatggtgatAAACtatgttttaaatatatatctTCTGGTTCTTGTCCGCGAGGGGAAAAATGCCACTTTAAGCATGACATGGATTCAAGAGAGCAGTGTTTGAGAGGTGTTTGTCTTGATTTTATAATCAAAGGAAATTGTGAAAGAGGTTCTGAATGCAACTATAAGCACAGCCTACAGAGTGAAGGTGAAGGTTATTCTCACAGAAGACCTGGAGCTGAAAATACTAATGCCGGCAG GTCAAGAGAGTGCTGGTTTTGCTTGTCAAGCGCCAATGTGGAGTCACATCTTATCATTAGCATAGGAGAAAGTTACTACTGTGCATTGGCTAAAGGCCCCCTTGTTGAAGACCATGTCCTGTTAATGCCTATCGAGCATTCACCTAATACTCTTTCTCTACCACCAGAATGTGAAGATGAGCTTGGCAGATATCGGAACAGTTTGTCGATGTATTATAAAAATAGAGGGGAGGAAGCTGTGTTCTTTGAGTGGGTTTCCAAGTGTGGTACTCATGCAAATATTCAG GCTGTTCCGGTTCCATCACCACGGACAGCAGCTCTGCAAGATATATTTAACATGGCAGCTAAAAAGTTGGGTTTTGAATTTGTGGCCTTGCAGT CCAATAATTCTGCCGGGAGACCATTGTTAAGAACCCAGTTTGACAAGaattttagtttattttatGTGGAACTCCCTGGAGGTACGATACTTTCACATTTGGTCGAGGAGAATGAGAAATTTCCTGCACAATTTGGACGCGAG GTTCTTGCTGGCTTGCTGAAAATGCCAGATAGGGCTGATTGGCGAAATTGTAAACTTGACAAAGAAGAGGAAACAAAAATGGCGGAAGATTTCAAGAGCCGGTTTAAAGGATTTGACCCTACTcagtaa